CATGACCAACATGTAAATAACCATTTGGTTCAGGTGGAAAACGAAAACGCAGCTTATCATTTGGTAAACCGTGTTTTAAATCTTCTTCAATAATTTGTTCAATGAAATTTAAAGACTTCTCTTCTGTTGACATTATTTTCGTAATTTTAGCAAAGATAAAAAAGTTTAGAGTTTATGGTTTATGGTTTATAGTTTTCTTATGAAACTTATAAATTATGAATAAAATTCAGAACTGAAAAGCAATAAAATGGGAACAATTAAATTACAAAACATACGCACTTTTTCTTTCCATGGTTGTTTGATGGAAGAAGCAAAAATAGGTTCTGATTATCGTGTTGATTTAGAAATAAAAACGGATTTGAGAAAATCTTCTCTTTCTGATCACTTAAAAGATACTGTAGATTATGTTCTTTTAAATAAAATTGTAGTAGAAGAAATGGCAATTCGTTCTAATTTATTAGAACATGTTGCTCATAGAATTATTGCTAGAATTTTTGGTGAAATTCCTGAAGTTTCTCGAATTATATTAGCTGTTTCTAAACTAAATCCTCCAATTGGTGGTGATGTTGAAGCGGTTACTATTGAAATGGAAGAATACAGAAATTAGTTTATAGTTATGATTTTTGAGTTATAAGTTGAAATTGAAACTTTTTAAACTTTAAACTTTTAAACTTTAAACTTTTTAGTATATTTGCCGTCCAACTGGCATCGTGGCCGAGCGGCTAGGCACCGGTCTGCAAAACCGTATACTCCGGTTCGAATCCGGACGATGCCTCAAAAAACCTTCAAGGAAACTTGGAGGTTTTTTTATTTATTTTTCTCTAATTTCTCAAAAGCTTTATCTACAATCTTTCTTTCTTTTGGAAACCAAGCCTGAGATAATAAAACCAGTCCACAAATAATTAAAACAATACTAATAAACTTTTTAATCAAAAGAATATTTTTTGGGTTTAATTGCTTTCTTAATTGTTTTGCTAAAATTATTTTAAACAAATCTGTAATAAAATAAACTATAATTAGAGTTGTAAAAAAGGTCAACATTCTAGAAGATTTTAACTCTAATTGTGGACCAATTGTTATTAAAATTGCCAACCAAAAACCTAGTACACCAATATTGATAAAGTTCAAGAAAAAGCCTTTCATAAAAAGCGAAAAATAATTATTTTTCGCTAACTCTGTTGGATCTTCTGGATCAATATTTTTCTTTGCTTCTTTTCTGTTATTAATGAATGAAATAATTCCGTAAGTAAGCATAACTAATCCTCCAAAAATAAACAATGCTGGATCATCCTTTATACTTTGAATTAAACGATAACTACTAAAAAATGCAATGAGAATAAAAACTATATCCGCTAAAACAACTCCTAAATCAAACATTACTGCAGCTCGAAAACCTTTAACAACACTGGTTTCTAGTAATACAAAAAAAACTGGTCCAATCATAAAACTTAGAAAGAAACCTAGAGGAATGGCAGATAAAATATCGTTTAAAAAAATCATTGTTTGTGTTTTGACACTGCAAGTTAAAATTTAATCTTAACCTAAAAAAATAAATTACTTTGCTTCTCTAATCGTTCCGCCAGCAATTACTTTCTGATTTATTTCTTTTGGTTTTCCATAAATCGTAATTTCTCCACCAGCACGAACTTTAGCATCAACTAAAACTGTAGCAAAAATATTTGCTTGTCCACCAGCATTACAGGTTACAGTAGTTTGTTCTGTTTTTAAATTTTCAGCTTCATAAATTCCACCTGAATTAACCAAAATATCTTGATTAATAGCATTACCTGTCAATTTTACATTTGAACCATTTGCAATTCTTCCTGATAGTTTTTGTGTTTCTAAATACAATTTTATTTCAGAACCTTCTTTTGCATTTATTTCAAAAGAAGTGGATTTAATTAAATCGCCACAAGCTATTCTTGAACCTTCATTTGCTTCAACAGCATTGATTTTTTTAAAATATAAAGTCACTGAAATATCATCACCCGAAAGAATTTTTGTAAATGGCATTCTGATTTTTAATTCACCATTTTTATTAACTAATTCTACTTCGTTTGCTTCTTTTCCGTCAATAACAATTTTGTTTTCTGATGATGGAATTAACATCACATCAATTTTATCAAAAGATGTTACTTTATCAAAATCACCTAAATTTTTATTTACTTGTCCAAATGCTATTGAGCTGAATACTAATAAACTAAAAACTATTTTTTTCATAAACTTAAATTATTTTTCGTTT
The window above is part of the Flavobacterium sp. PMTSA4 genome. Proteins encoded here:
- the folB gene encoding dihydroneopterin aldolase, with product MGTIKLQNIRTFSFHGCLMEEAKIGSDYRVDLEIKTDLRKSSLSDHLKDTVDYVLLNKIVVEEMAIRSNLLEHVAHRIIARIFGEIPEVSRIILAVSKLNPPIGGDVEAVTIEMEEYRN
- a CDS encoding LysE family translocator; the protein is MIFLNDILSAIPLGFFLSFMIGPVFFVLLETSVVKGFRAAVMFDLGVVLADIVFILIAFFSSYRLIQSIKDDPALFIFGGLVMLTYGIISFINNRKEAKKNIDPEDPTELAKNNYFSLFMKGFFLNFINIGVLGFWLAILITIGPQLELKSSRMLTFFTTLIIVYFITDLFKIILAKQLRKQLNPKNILLIKKFISIVLIICGLVLLSQAWFPKERKIVDKAFEKLEKNK
- a CDS encoding head GIN domain-containing protein, with the protein product MKKIVFSLLVFSSIAFGQVNKNLGDFDKVTSFDKIDVMLIPSSENKIVIDGKEANEVELVNKNGELKIRMPFTKILSGDDISVTLYFKKINAVEANEGSRIACGDLIKSTSFEINAKEGSEIKLYLETQKLSGRIANGSNVKLTGNAINQDILVNSGGIYEAENLKTEQTTVTCNAGGQANIFATVLVDAKVRAGGEITIYGKPKEINQKVIAGGTIREAK